In Pelosinus sp. IPA-1, a single genomic region encodes these proteins:
- a CDS encoding substrate-binding domain-containing protein, with translation MKKVVKFLAILMALTMMTSLLAGCSQKAPAATSEQKVEKIKIGLSLPTQREERWVRDKETMEAEAKKIGVDLEVQVSDNDSAKQVSQCENLITKGVKILIVGPHDSKAAAAIVEKAHAAGVKVISYDRLILDSDVDLYVSFDNFKVGEIQGKYITEKVSKGNYVVLSGDPADNNAKLFKEGAMKYIKPLADKGDIKIVLEQAVKDWKPDEAMKHMENVLTAQKNDIQAVLAPNDGTAGGAIQAMAAQGLAGKIPVTGQDSELAAARRILEGTQSMTVFKDTRELGKAAIAAALKMAKGENPGVNGKVNNVKLDVPAILVESVVVDKTNLDKVLIDSGYLKKEDVYKK, from the coding sequence ATGAAAAAAGTGGTTAAATTTTTGGCAATCCTAATGGCATTGACTATGATGACGTCACTGCTAGCAGGCTGCAGCCAAAAAGCCCCAGCAGCAACATCGGAACAGAAAGTAGAGAAAATTAAAATTGGTCTATCCCTACCAACTCAGAGAGAGGAACGATGGGTAAGAGATAAGGAAACTATGGAAGCTGAAGCAAAAAAAATAGGTGTTGATCTAGAGGTGCAAGTTTCTGATAATGACTCAGCAAAACAAGTTTCTCAATGTGAAAATTTAATTACCAAAGGTGTTAAAATTCTGATTGTAGGTCCTCATGATAGCAAAGCAGCAGCTGCTATCGTCGAAAAGGCTCATGCTGCTGGTGTAAAAGTTATCTCTTATGATCGATTAATTTTGGATTCTGACGTTGACCTTTATGTATCTTTTGATAATTTTAAAGTCGGCGAAATTCAAGGTAAATATATAACCGAGAAAGTCAGCAAAGGCAATTATGTCGTTCTTTCTGGAGACCCTGCTGATAATAATGCCAAACTATTTAAAGAAGGGGCTATGAAGTATATCAAACCTTTAGCTGATAAAGGTGATATTAAAATTGTATTAGAACAAGCCGTGAAAGATTGGAAACCAGATGAAGCTATGAAACATATGGAAAATGTGCTAACTGCTCAGAAAAATGATATTCAAGCAGTTCTCGCTCCTAATGACGGAACAGCAGGTGGAGCTATACAAGCGATGGCCGCGCAAGGCTTAGCTGGAAAAATTCCTGTCACTGGACAGGACTCTGAATTAGCTGCAGCTAGAAGAATTCTTGAAGGAACTCAATCGATGACAGTCTTTAAAGATACTAGAGAACTTGGAAAAGCTGCCATCGCAGCAGCGTTAAAGATGGCAAAAGGTGAAAATCCAGGTGTTAATGGTAAGGTTAATAACGTTAAATTAGATGTCCCTGCCATTCTTGTAGAATCGGTAGTTGTTGATAAAACAAACTTAGATAAAGTATTAATCGATAGTGGATATTTAAAGAAAGAAGATGTATATAAAAAATAG
- a CDS encoding sugar ABC transporter permease, which yields MGETSKVDTRTNNIQRTNSLKEILVGSIKNNIRQYTMGIALLAIWLIFTILTDGIFITSRNLSNLFLQSCTIAILASGMVLVMVAGHIDLSVGSIAGFLGAVAAVLMVKMNVGTVSAILITLLLGLLIGLWQGYWIAYRGVPAFIVTLASMMAFKGAIIGVTSGASIGPMNSDFKAIGQGYVPKLFFQDLSFNDTSAFISVGLILLFILFEFRRRQVRIRYGFQVLPMPLQITRVVLISFAMALVLSIMVGYRGIPYAIILLIGIVALFSFIAEKTTFGRHVYAIGGNKEAARLSGININKTNLMIFVIMGVLTAVAGIVFTARLNAATTAAGNLFELDAIAAAVIGGTSTLGGEGTILGAIIGALVMASLDNGMSLMNLDITFQYVIKGLILLLAVWVDIATRKRS from the coding sequence ATGGGAGAAACAAGTAAGGTAGACACTCGTACTAATAATATACAACGTACAAATTCACTTAAGGAAATTTTAGTAGGGTCTATTAAAAACAATATTAGACAATATACAATGGGTATTGCTTTGTTAGCGATATGGCTGATATTTACAATATTGACAGATGGCATTTTTATTACTTCAAGAAATCTATCTAATCTTTTTTTGCAGTCTTGTACAATCGCAATTCTAGCTTCGGGCATGGTACTGGTCATGGTAGCAGGCCATATTGATTTATCCGTTGGATCGATTGCTGGCTTTCTTGGAGCTGTTGCAGCCGTATTAATGGTAAAAATGAATGTAGGTACTGTATCAGCAATATTGATTACACTACTATTAGGTTTACTAATAGGTTTATGGCAAGGATACTGGATTGCGTATAGGGGAGTTCCCGCTTTTATAGTAACTCTAGCTAGTATGATGGCTTTTAAGGGTGCAATTATCGGTGTTACTAGTGGAGCTTCCATTGGTCCGATGAATTCTGATTTCAAAGCAATCGGCCAAGGTTATGTGCCTAAATTGTTTTTTCAAGATCTTTCATTTAATGATACGAGTGCATTTATAAGCGTTGGGTTAATATTATTATTCATTCTTTTTGAGTTTAGGAGAAGACAGGTACGTATTAGATATGGTTTTCAGGTATTACCTATGCCATTACAAATTACTAGAGTAGTACTCATTTCCTTCGCCATGGCTTTAGTACTTTCTATTATGGTTGGATATAGAGGTATTCCCTATGCAATCATATTGCTTATAGGTATTGTCGCTTTATTTAGCTTTATTGCAGAGAAAACAACATTTGGTAGACATGTATATGCAATCGGTGGTAATAAAGAGGCAGCTAGGTTATCTGGAATCAATATTAATAAAACAAACTTAATGATTTTTGTTATTATGGGAGTGTTAACCGCTGTTGCCGGCATCGTATTTACAGCACGACTTAATGCTGCTACTACAGCTGCGGGGAATTTATTTGAGCTTGATGCGATTGCTGCAGCGGTAATTGGTGGTACCAGTACATTAGGTGGTGAAGGAACTATACTTGGTGCTATCATAGGAGCATTAGTTATGGCTAGTCTTGATAATGGCATGAGTTTGATGAACTTGGACATTACCTTTCAATATGTAATTAAAGGGTTAATCCTTTTGTTAGCAGTATGGGTTGACATTGCGACGCGCAAAAGAAGCTAA
- a CDS encoding xylose ABC transporter ATP-binding protein: protein MSEYILEMINITKEFPGVKALDNVTFRVKKGEIHALVGENGAGKSTLMKVLSGVYPYGTYSGDIVLQGMVQEFSKIKDSEKKGIAIIYQELALVKQMNICENIFLGNEFKNNGFIDWDKSFHETEKILQEVRLDINPSTKVLNLGIGQQQLVEIAKAISKQADILILDEPTAALTETESENLLNILVELKEKGVTCIYISHKLNEVLKIADTITVLRDGRTICTENAKDMNENKIISRMVGRELTQRFPYQQHTPGEVVIEVENWMVYSPEISDKIIINNVSFKAHKGEIVGISGLMGAGRTELAMSIFGCYGSKNSGMIKIDGKKVTINNAKEAIKNGICYLSEDRKQYGLVLMMDVKKNISLSSLDKISNFNILNDNEEIRMSEKYVDELHVKTPSIEQKVGNLSGGNQQKIVLGKWLMAGPKVLILDEPTRGIDVGAKFEIYNIMNSLVKQGVSIIMISSELPEILGMSDRIIIMHEGKIRGELLREEATQEKIIFYATGGI from the coding sequence ATGAGTGAATACATTCTTGAAATGATAAATATAACAAAAGAGTTTCCTGGCGTTAAAGCGTTAGATAACGTTACATTTCGGGTAAAGAAAGGAGAAATCCACGCTCTTGTAGGAGAAAATGGTGCAGGTAAGTCAACTTTGATGAAAGTGTTGAGTGGAGTATATCCTTATGGTACATATAGTGGTGATATCGTATTGCAAGGTATGGTGCAGGAGTTCAGCAAGATTAAAGATAGCGAAAAAAAAGGGATTGCTATTATTTATCAGGAACTCGCCTTGGTAAAACAGATGAATATATGTGAAAATATCTTTTTAGGTAATGAATTTAAAAATAATGGATTTATTGACTGGGATAAGTCCTTTCACGAAACAGAAAAAATTCTACAAGAAGTTCGGTTGGATATTAATCCTTCCACTAAAGTTTTAAATTTAGGGATTGGTCAACAACAATTAGTCGAAATTGCTAAAGCCATATCAAAACAAGCAGATATTTTAATTTTAGATGAACCAACAGCAGCACTTACAGAAACCGAATCTGAAAATCTTTTAAATATCCTCGTTGAATTAAAGGAAAAAGGGGTAACTTGTATCTATATTTCCCACAAGCTCAATGAGGTGCTAAAAATTGCTGATACGATCACTGTTCTAAGAGACGGAAGAACTATTTGTACCGAAAATGCAAAAGACATGAATGAAAATAAAATTATCTCACGGATGGTTGGACGAGAATTGACCCAACGTTTTCCCTATCAGCAGCATACTCCAGGAGAAGTAGTTATAGAGGTTGAAAATTGGATGGTATATAGTCCAGAAATTTCTGACAAAATTATTATTAATAACGTCAGCTTTAAAGCACATAAAGGGGAAATTGTCGGCATTTCGGGATTAATGGGAGCAGGCAGAACAGAACTTGCTATGAGCATTTTTGGATGTTATGGAAGTAAAAACTCTGGAATGATTAAAATCGATGGGAAAAAGGTTACTATAAATAATGCAAAAGAGGCTATAAAAAATGGCATATGTTATCTGTCAGAAGACAGAAAGCAGTATGGCCTTGTATTAATGATGGATGTCAAAAAAAACATTTCCCTCTCCAGTTTAGATAAGATCTCTAATTTCAATATCCTTAATGATAATGAAGAAATTAGAATGAGTGAAAAATATGTAGATGAGTTACATGTTAAAACTCCTTCAATAGAACAAAAGGTCGGAAATCTTAGTGGCGGAAACCAGCAAAAAATTGTCTTGGGAAAATGGTTGATGGCTGGGCCTAAGGTGCTAATATTAGATGAACCCACTAGGGGGATAGATGTTGGTGCAAAATTCGAAATATATAATATTATGAATAGTTTGGTCAAACAAGGTGTAAGTATCATTATGATCTCTTCAGAGTTACCTGAAATCTTGGGTATGAGCGATAGAATCATTATTATGCATGAAGGAAAAATTCGCGGTGAATTATTACGGGAAGAAGCAACACAAGAAAAGATAATATTTTACGCAACTGGAGGAATCTAA